taacttgCATTTGTTCcataatgaattttttttttatatatttaatgtattatttttaatatttatttcattaccgatttttttataattttttatttgatagattatatattttcaaacaattttttatttattgcaTTTCTAACTATATTTGCTTTTCTTAATAGGCTTTAAATTTTTCGgatttttatgtaatttttttttagagtaCGCTGTGTTATAGAATATTTCAGTGGGAatgataagaaaaaattaaaaaaggatTTTAACTTCATTAGTAAGAACCCCTTCAGCATAAAAACGAGtatattacataaaaagGACAATTTATATATTGAGGTGATAGTgaaaaatatagaagaagataatataatgataaacaatcttataataaaaaatttaaaatgtgaattaataaaaaatgaagagaCATCAAAAGTTCATAATGGTATTTATTACTTCAAACAAAATGATGAATattcaattattttttgtgtAAAAGACGAGGAaagtaaattaaatattttaaattctcTAAATGATGACAATATAGCtaatatagaaataatattttttacaagCAATGGTGGTAAAGGCctgaataatttatattttttaaaaaaaaatatgattacAGATGATGTTAGAATATACTTGAGTAAGCCAAacgatattttttatatggtAAATAAGGTTTATAAATTTGAAATTgtatttgaaaataatacagataaaaatattttcattgaaatatttattcaCAATAATGGAAATATTCATGTAGTAAACAATTTTGTTAAAATTCACAtgattgaaaaaaaaaagaaagtatctcattttttttatgttttatttattaatccaggaattcatttttttaataaaattactatatataatagaacaactaaaaaaaaaatagattatattaaattgtttaaattatttgttaaATAGTATATCTTTttacatacatatatatatacataagcGGCATAAAGAACATTAATAAAGAAtgatatacaaaaaaaaaaaaaaaaaaaaaatatgaaaacaaataatatttaaaattaaagtaaaaaagtttattacatttattaaaattataagaatgtaatattaaaaaaaaaaataaaaaataaacattttatttttttgtattttgtTCTAAGACAAAATTTGCAGCATTGCCTACTATTAAATTAAATCTTTTAACTTTtgtttcttctttatttagAGATAACTCATCTTCATCATAATCATCTTCACTAGATGTATAATCATTTGatccatttttatttaaaaattcgaCTTCATCatagaaaatattttcaaaataatcTTGATCAAATATTAAAtcattacattttttatcaaaataataatttttatatgatttaaTATTCcctaattcatttttatcgaAATAGTAAAAGCTAACATAACCGTCTGAACTAGAACAAGCACATATGTTCCCCAAATTATTCCAAGAAATATCCGTAATTGGACATAAATGCATATTTTTTACTATACTAATTGGTGTATCTAGAATTTCACTATCATAAAAATACACACTACCGTCAAAAGTTcctaatgtatatataaaccTTTCTTCTTTCTTATCTTTAATTTCGCATGGAATATCTATATTATTTGctttttcttcataatagttattatcattatgattattatttaaataatttttggtTTTAACtgtatcttcttttttaatttcgtTTTTTAGTTTATGCTCATctgtatttaatttttctctattttttatttctatttcatttttattacacATGTTTTTTGAATCATGTTTTTCCTCTTCATttcctttttcattttttcttttttcttcttctttttcttcatttttcttttcattttcttttttttcattttcttcatcttcatcgtcatcttcttcttcagcctcatcttcatcttcatcttcatcttcttcttcttcttcttcttcttcttcatcttcttcttcattttcttcctctttttcctttttctcttctttttcatcatAATTTTCACAAAAATTGTTAGAAcctttattttcaatttctaCAAATTCATCTAAGTTATTAGATAAGATATATTCTTTTGGAGAAAGCCCATATGAATGTTTTTCGTAGTTATATTCTATATCGCTGTCTGTTATTGTGCTACTAACATTTTGACTTACATCGTCTTGTATATCAGTATCGTTAAATAACATagttttttcataatttaattttattatattttcattattttttaattcattaaaaaacatTGTTTcatcaaatatttttctttttttattagaatgAATTTCTCGATTTATATCATCTTCACTATTCAATAAATGCTTGTAGCATTTATTAAGAATATTTTGATGTGTTCTTAATTTAAatgtattataattaaattttgcTACTAAAAAATGACTTGTTTGagaaaaaattgtaaaaaatggaatattatatttaataaacaaatttttatgatatatataaaaacagCTGTACGCTTTTATTTGATAATTAGGTTTTGTATTTTCCTCTggcttaatatttttttcatcaacTTTTTCAACTTGTTCAAACTGAATACCACTAGGGGCAACCAAAAATTCACCGTTTGGAGAAAAGTCTATACGTCTGAAAAAAGATGGTAACATTTCTTCACTTGAAAACAAACAtctttttaactttttttcttcttcttcttcttcctcCTGTTCCTGTTCTTGTACTCCTGTTCCTTCATTTTCTCCTTGTTTTTCTTGATCATTTTGCTGTTCTTCTTTTTTCTGTTTCTCTTGTTCTTCATCATTccaattcttttttttttcttgtgtTTCTTGTTCTAATAATTCATCGTTTTCATTTTGtgatttttctatttcttttatcccctcttttctataaatattattctcatttttttcgatatatttttcattgtCTTCATATTCTTCATCTGAAATATAACCTGCATTTCGTTTTTCAAGTTCatctctttttatatttttgatgGAGTTTTCAAGTTTCCAAGACTTGccatctattttttttttccaaattTTAAGTGTTTGATCAGCACTTAAAGAAGctaaaaattcattattgGCATCTATTGATATACCTTGAATCATTCCTGTATGACCCTctaaaacttttattttgCAATTAGTATTTTTAACAAAATCAATAATGTTGatattattatcttcatttCCTATATATAAAGTATCATTATTTGACCATATGATGCTGTTTATGACTCCACTACATCTATATGATCCTACTCTTGTCCACCATTCTTTATAATCTAAAAAACTCATGTCATAACCTAAAGGAATGTTTCTAggttttttacttttttcccatatatataaaaatttatcttcACCACCACTAGCTAAATATCtaccatttttattaaaacgaACACAGTTTATTTCTCCATTATGTCCTATAAATCTACTTAAACATTTTATTGATAAATCTTCCTTTATATAAACTCTCCATAAGTGTACAAATTCATCCGCACCACATGTTgctatattaaattttatccctttttttttattagctATACTATGAACATTATTTTCACTTACTAAATTAgtttctttattataatcatcttttattaattcatttacacttttattattctttaaagTAACTAACGAATCATTGCTAATTGTATTCGCATTTGTGATGTTTTCcttatcattattaatacaattattattaatgtaATCTATATCATTATCTActtttaatgaatttatattattagaaggtatattaatattttttttttcttcatttttttcagaaCAACTCaaatcatatttttctttttcttttaaaaattttttaaaagattcaTATTTCTTACGTAATTTTTTTACACTGTAATAATTTGGGTATGGTTGTATATCTATTGAGTAAATTCTATCGCTTCTTTTGTTATCTTTACTATGCCATAAAATTTGAGGTAAATATACATTTggcatttttattataaaaaaaaaaaaaataataaaatataatttattgacaaaaattttaaaaagaaaataacatacgctatttatatttatgccTATTTAGTGTTAATAATGAAGAAGGTATatattctattaaaaaagattatttaaatgaaaaaaattattgttaaaataacttaaatacatttatttattttaaaacaatTACAGTagtatatttatgttttaattgttaaaaaaaaatatttttttttctcatatggaaatatatataaaataaaattaaaaatagaatacttatgaaattaattcttgaaaaaataataaaaacaaaagtaatacattttaataaaaatgattaacTTCTTAGTAATgtctatattaaaaaaaaaaaaaaaaataggaatatttatttctaaaaataatattttattgatgattaaaaaaaataaaataaaataaaaacttattAGAAGCCAATTTTTTGggtttttatatatgtatttgcCATTTATTCTTTtgcaattttattttttatatcatttagcGTTctcataatttatataaatatatatcgttcataaaaatatttttaaaattaaattatacacaatataaaatagttaaaataattcttaaaaatataatggaatacttataaaaagatatgaatataattatatatatataattaagagcgtataataattattattaattaaaaaatatttagtatatgttttattaactttttttttggagtttgtctttaaaaatacaaaaaaaaaaaaagaaattatagaaatataaaaaagtaaaatatgaaaataaaatgaacaaattactaaatttattaaattactaTTGAAGattgttttttatattaataaaaggagaaaaaggaaaaaaaaaagaatgtaAAATcatagaaaattaaaatgtcTTTGAACATGTATAACATTTCTAAGAAcattaaaacaaaatatatttttaatgctCGTTATATTTTGCAGTAATTTTCAAaatgaataattaaaaattttatttgtggaatatttttagaaaatatattattgtgatgctatatatatataattattttttctaaacattttttttcaagaAATGTATTCTCTATGctttctaaaaaaattatattattattttactgttttttgttattcttactaaaattaaaaatgtattaaaatatattaagctacttatttcaaaaaaaaaaaaaaaaaattatgataaaacatttttttcaataatttttttttctttaaaaagtTTCATTAACatgtataattttatttacataattgtataattgttattttttaaatgattttttttctttgaaagtaatataaagtattaatagatatatataatatttttcaaaactCAAAATTAGTGATAAAAAAGACAAAGTCGAAAAAAAACTTGCAActatcaattttttaaatttaagatAAATTTAGTTTCAGTAGTATTTTGagtaaatttataataaaaagaaaattattgtataaaaatttagatatcttttaatgcataatatttaatgaaaaaagaaaaataacaTAGAAAAGATTTTTATAGCTTTTCATTGTTTTAATGCTTGTAAATCTTAaggaaattttattattttaattttttaattttctttttttaagattAGAAATTAtgctaatatatatataaagaagattgtgatatttttttaattataataattttatttaaaaataaaatttttatttaactaTAAAGAGAAACAAGTCTGTTTAGTAATGATTCATTAAATTACCAACAGTACACATATATGTTAATGATAAATTTTAAGTATCATCAAATGTATAAACATATAttgaaaaatgaagaaagaaTTAgagattattttattaattagcTAAATGAATAACTAGGAAATcatgacaaaaaaaaaaaaatattaaaaatgggCTTCAATTTTTCTATAAGCTCATaggaaaaataatataaaatatagttttaattttttgaatttaaaaatataaatgaatctaaaaaaaaaaaaaaataaataaaataaaataaaaataaatattatatgaaaatattacttttattttgtataggattttaaaatgaaaagaattttttaatgaaattttgaatattttataatattgttatatgactttatttttaacagACATCGCTATTGAATCTTGATTttgctaaaaaaaaaaaaaatttataataataaaaatgacaGAAAGCTGTTTATCTTATTTCCATTTCTTAATAATAGCTCTTCATTtgtcaaaaaaatataatctaAAATTTCAAAGAAGGTTGTATCAAGACCTTATAGACACTTATtgctataaaaaaaaattaaatataaaaaaatttatacttGATAATAAGTTTTACTTATACTATGAAgacttaaattatttatataaatatacaaaagaaatatgtaaaaaaggTAATAgtgaaaatttaataaaatatgcatatatttaCTGTTGCTATAAACTTAGAAAAGAAAACAGCAAAGTAATTGTTTTAATGATTCTAGATCatgattttataatatataactGCAATAATAATCTctatgaaaattataaaaaaaaagatttgaaaatttatgaaaataactTTTATGATGTTAAATCATTGCCAGGTTATAGTGCTGCATATTACTTATTAGGAAAATTATATGAACAGGAAgctaaaaaagaatttattaatgaaataaaaaaaaaaaaattaatagataTATCATTCTATTGCtattatttatgttataAAACATGcccttttttaatatgttcttttaaaaaattattacttaTATATAACAACTTTTATTCAAGTAAATATacagaagaaataaaaaaaatttcaaaattttataactttAGAATACATATTTACGGGAAATGGAAATATGGATCAATTAAAAAGCAAGAATTACATGAGCAAATAAGGAATAGTGACTTTGATAATAGCGTATTAGAATTAATAGAATTAGAAGATCAAATAAATAacacaaatataaaaaattgtgaGTTTATATTCTCATTAATAGAAGAagacaaaataaataatttttttttaaattggaTACAGATTTTAAAAGATTCAAATGTCCCAATAAATAGTAAAAGtaaatttatttcaaaaGAGGCGATATATGATATATCAACAGTaggaaaattttatttttatctatacTCAAATAATATTAAGAAATCATTATTCTTATTAGATAAGTGGGAAAATAAGCCAATTTTTAgtattattgttttttattttaaggGATTATGCTATTTTTTACTTAGAAATTACAGAAAAtctgcatttttttttgagaaaaTTCATGATATTGAATGCTATTTCACAAAGCACTTGCCAATTTTATCCACTTGTTATTGGCACTTGAAGCagttaaataaaatagaatatattttaataagcTATCCAAAGAAAGAAATCAATGAATATTTTGTGTGCCTCATAGGAAATTATTTTTcgttaaaaaataacaaagaaTTATCtgcttatttttttagaaaagcAATGAAGTTAAATACTTTATATGAATATGCATACATTCTTTATTCATgcgaaatgaaaaatttaggaaaaataagaaaagcAGTAATAGCATTATCAAGATGTCTTCAAATAAATCCCTGTAATTACAAGGCACATTTATTATTAagtattatattatttcaatATGGAGATGTTGAATTAGCAAATATACATTTAAGCTTATCtctcaaattaaatattgaaGATCCtattatatgcatatattcCGCATTACTATATGAtcataatgaaaaatatgaaacAGCTTTACTTTGTCTAGAACAAgctcaaaaaaatttttatgaagGCCTTGATTTGTATATCCTACAAGgaatcatatttttaaagatgAAAAGAAATTTAGATGCTTTAAATAGTTTTCTGAGAGCACAAAAAATTTATCCCAAttgtaattatattaatacatTTATAGCCTTAGCATTAgctttagaaaaaaaatttgaaaaatctaaaaaattagtaaaagAAATAGTTATTCAAAATTCAAATCATATAAATAGAAGGTTATTAGAAGACATTAATGATTGCtgtactttaaaaaaaattccaaaTATATACCTATTAAATAAAgtagaatttttttataaataatgaatctttttggaaaaaaaaaagaaagagtatattataatattatttctcatcataatagaaaaaacagtagatattattaaaataaaatgtacaatattaaaaattatgaaacttaataacaaaaatgaaaaaaaaataatacatataaaaataatgttgATATAACTTAAAACTTTTAGAgatacatacatatatatataagcatACAAAAATAAgcttttaaatgaatatttttctgtatattttacaatttaaaaataaaaaagttcaTAGACTTTAATATAAAGCAAAATAAAAGCTCACACAAACACACACATAGAAAATGAGAAAGAAAATATGAGAGAATAAAATATAGAGATGAACTCAATTTATTAGTTGATAACGGGTAAAACGcgcataatataaaaatattaaagtaatatattaaataattttaattattgatTATAAttagttttttaattttttttttcttttttttaaagatttttatcaataatattatatttttattttattactgtttttttatatttgtatgtataaaaataaaattaaggaAAATTTTGCATTTTAACAAATATGAAGTTTGCAATACATCCTATattactatttattttaattataataatactttaatttttttttttttatattttataatttataatataagttttaaaaatatttttctttaatattttttaggAAAATTAATTCACGATTTATACCTTTATGGATTCagataaaaatacaaaaagaaaatatatatatttgtatacgaaaatgaaaatgaaaaaaaaaaaaattattatatatttaatcaaaatatataaaaatttaattatttcttcaaacttccatttttttattttttatttttgatagaataaaaaaaatattttataaaaataaagaataatatttttcttttacgtGATTTCTTTAAGAATACagtgaaataataaaataaatgatattattttaatttttaatatctttatttttgtataaaagtttaaaagtaaataatataatatgaagcaataatttttttgccTATTATTCTAATTATTCTTTAATGGtaaagtttttttctttattacttttttctctttctttttaaaaatagttaattttaaaaaacttATATTTCACAATCAAATTATATGatacataaaattattcttaaCTAAAGATATCCTATTAAAAGTATATTCATAATGAGTTTcttcaaattattttttcattgagACATGCCtcatgttattttttttatattacatatttgtatttttattaaatcattcaaaaatttttaataaatatatcttGATTTTTATAAACATTAAGATACCTTTACAGAATTATGCTACTTCCTAAATGTGGTAATTTTaccatttatatattttttttcctgtATGCATTTAAgaaaacaatttttataaatatctgAAACATAACTTCATAAAGTTACaagatttaaatatatgtgcAATATAAGAGAATAGAAGAATTATATAAGatataattcattaaaattctATGTAGTGAAAATTAGGTATATACataagttatttttaaaataatgttttttttttttttttttaaaagataaacataattacatttataaaaaataaaattc
The genomic region above belongs to Plasmodium relictum strain SGS1 genome assembly, chromosome: 10 and contains:
- the CAF1 gene encoding chromosome assembly factor 1, putative, encoding MPNVYLPQILWHSKDNKRSDRIYSIDIQPYPNYYSVKKLRKKYESFKKFLKEKEKYDLSCSEKNEEKKNINIPSNNINSLKVDNDIDYINNNCINNDKENITNANTISNDSLVTLKNNKSVNELIKDDYNKETNLVSENNVHSIANKKKGIKFNIATCGADEFVHLWRVYIKEDLSIKCLSRFIGHNGEINCVRFNKNGRYLASGGEDKFLYIWEKSKKPRNIPLGYDMSFLDYKEWWTRVGSYRCSGVINSIIWSNNDTLYIGNEDNNINIIDFVKNTNCKIKVLEGHTGMIQGISIDANNEFLASLSADQTLKIWKKKIDGKSWKLENSIKNIKRDELEKRNAGYISDEEYEDNEKYIEKNENNIYRKEGIKEIEKSQNENDELLEQETQEKKKNWNDEEQEKQKKEEQQNDQEKQGENEGTGVQEQEQEEEEEEEKKLKRCLFSSEEMLPSFFRRIDFSPNGEFLVAPSGIQFEQVEKVDEKNIKPEENTKPNYQIKAYSCFYIYHKNLFIKYNIPFFTIFSQTSHFLVAKFNYNTFKLRTHQNILNKCYKHLLNSEDDINREIHSNKKRKIFDETMFFNELKNNENIIKLNYEKTMLFNDTDIQDDVSQNVSSTITDSDIEYNYEKHSYGLSPKEYILSNNLDEFVEIENKGSNNFCENYDEKEEKKEKEEENEEEDEEEEEEEEEDEDEDEDEAEEEDDDEDEENEKKENEKKNEEKEEEKRKNEKGNEEEKHDSKNMCNKNEIEIKNREKLNTDEHKLKNEIKKEDTVKTKNYLNNNHNDNNYYEEKANNIDIPCEIKDKKEERFIYTLGTFDGSVYFYDSEILDTPISIVKNMHLCPITDISWNNLGNICACSSSDGYVSFYYFDKNELGNIKSYKNYYFDKKCNDLIFDQDYFENIFYDEVEFLNKNGSNDYTSSEDDYDEDELSLNKEETKVKRFNLIVGNAANFVLEQNTKK
- a CDS encoding anaphase promoting complex subunit, putative: MTESCLSYFHFLIIALHLSKKYNLKFQRRLYQDLIDTYCYKKKLNIKKFILDNKFYLYYEDLNYLYKYTKEICKKGNSENLIKYAYIYCCYKLRKENSKVIVLMILDHDFIIYNCNNNLYENYKKKDLKIYENNFYDVKSLPGYSAAYYLLGKLYEQEAKKEFINEIKKKKLIDISFYCYYLCYKTCPFLICSFKKLLLIYNNFYSSKYTEEIKKISKFYNFRIHIYGKWKYGSIKKQELHEQIRNSDFDNSVLELIELEDQINNTNIKNCEFIFSLIEEDKINNFFLNWIQILKDSNVPINSKSKFISKEAIYDISTVGKFYFYLYSNNIKKSLFLLDKWENKPIFSIIVFYFKGLCYFLLRNYRKSAFFFEKIHDIECYFTKHLPILSTCYWHLKQLNKIEYILISYPKKEINEYFVCLIGNYFSLKNNKELSAYFFRKAMKLNTLYEYAYILYSCEMKNLGKIRKAVIALSRCLQINPCNYKAHLLLSIILFQYGDVELANIHLSLSLKLNIEDPIICIYSALLYDHNEKYETALLCLEQAQKNFYEGLDLYILQGIIFLKMKRNLDALNSFLRAQKIYPNCNYINTFIALALALEKKFEKSKKLVKEIVIQNSNHINRRLLEDINDCCTLKKIPNIYLLNKVEFFYK